GATGACCCACCGCTGCTTTAAATGTGGAGAGGGATTCTCCCGCGTCTACGACATGCTCTTACACCAGACCATTCATATAGATGGCACGACCATGTTCAAAACCAAGAAGGTTCACCGCTGTTTAACGTGTGGATACGAAGCATCCGATGCACATAAACTGATGATGCACGAGCGgatacacacgggagagaagcctttccaGTGCTCCGTGTGCGGGAAGAGATTCGCTCAGAAAGGAAATCTGAAAATACACCAGAGTGTGCACAAAGGTGAGAAGTCGTACATCTGACCAGTTGACCCAACTCTGGAAATATCTTTGTCCTCTTTAAAAGGTGAGAAGTCGTACATCCGCCCAGTTGACCCAACTCTGGAAATACCTTTGTCCTCTTTAAAAGGTGAGAAGTCGTACATCTGACCAGTTGACCCAACTCTGGAAATATCTTTGTTCTCTTTAAAAGGTGGGAAGTCGTACATCTGACCAGTTGACCCAACTCTGGAAATATCTTTGTTctctttaaagggatactttgggatttggtattgaggccctttatctacatcCCCATGTTTATGTTTCTgcttgcagtttgaaggaagttgctgaCTAGCGGCAGcacaactgacttgcctagtggaATAAAGGttcagtaaaacatttaaaaataataataattgctaactagcgtagcgctaacgctagttggcattggctcacaaaacaacctctaacttccttcatactggacacggAGACAGAAAAATGggatccacaagttcatctgactctggtgaAGTAGATGAAAGACCTCGTTGCCAAAAtgccaaagtatccctttaagcttTTGTAAAAAACAAAACTTTAGGTATTTTATCCGGATAATGTCACTGTTGTAAAAACAAAATGTCAGATATTACACATCAATAAATGGTTTTAGTTCAGTTTAGTTAGATGTGACTAAAGAGGTGTCAGGCAGAAGGTGTGACTAAAGAGGTGTCAGGCAGAAGGTGTGACTAAAGAGGTGTCAGGCAGAAGGTGTGACTAAAGAGAAGAGGTGTCAGGCAGAAGGTGTGACTAAAGAGAAGAGGTGTCATGCAGAAGGTGTGACTAAAGAGGTGTCAGGCAGAAGGTGTGACTAAAGAGAAGAGGTGTCAGGCAGAAGGTGTGACTAAAGAGAAGAGGTGTCAGGCAGAAGGTGTGACTAAAGAGAAGAGGTGTCAGGCAGAAGGTGTGACTAAAGAGAAGAGGTGTCAGGCAGAAGGTGTGACTAAAGAGAAGAGGTGTCAGGCAGAAGGTGTGACTAAAGAGGTGTCAGGCAGAAGGTGTGACTAAAGAGAAGTGTTAATTAATATTGTCCTGACCCCCAGTCATTATCTGAGTAGGGTGATACTGGTATTGTCCTGACCCCAGTCATTATCTGAGTAGGGTGATACTGTTATTGTCCTGACCCCAGTCATTATCTGAGTAGGGTGATACTGGTATTGTCCTGACCCCAGTCATTATCTGAGTAGGGTGATACTGGTATTGTCCTGACCCCAGTCATTATCTGAGTAGggtgatactggtatcgtcctgaCCCCAGTCATTATCTGTTTAGACTTAACATGAACTAACACTATCTTCCCCCATGCAGGAGAAGTCAGAAATCCCAGTTTCTGGCCTGACATTGTGGAGAGGCTTCCTACAATAGGTGTCCCAGACCAATACCATGACAACCACACAGCTAAGCCAATAGGAGTTCTGGACCAATACCATGACAACCACACAGCTAAGCCAATAGGAGTTCTGGACCAATACCATGACAACCACACAGCTAAGCCAATAGGTGTCCCGGACCAATACCATGACAACCACACAGCTAAACCAATAGGCGTTCTGGACCAATACCATGACAACCACACAGCTAAGCCAATAGGAGTTCTGGACCAATACCATGAAAACCACACCGCTAAGCCAATAGGAGTCCCTGACCAATACCATGACAACCGCACAGCTAAACCAATAGGAGTCCCTGACCAATACCATGACAACCACACAGCTAAGCCAATAGGAGAGGAATGCCAAACTCCATCAACTCTACAGATACACATGAGAACTCACACTGTAGAGAACCAGTCTAATCCGCAGTGCCCTCTCTGCGGGGCAGAGTTCTCTCAGAAAGGCCTTCTGGATGATCACCTGATGATCGCCCACTCCCATGAGAAACCAGAGAAGCCTTACCCCTGTCcagactgtgggaagagattctcCAGCAAGAGTTACATCAAGATCCACCGGAAGATCCACAGTGGGAAGATCTCTTACCGCTGCGCCCAGTGTGATAAGACTTTCCTGTCAGCGGAGGGGCTCAAGAAGCACGAGAGCGCTCACCGAGGAGAGAGACCGTACCGATGCCCTGCGTGTGGCAAGTGTTTCAAACAACAATCCCAGCTGACCTGTCACTTCAAGATCCACACCGGAGAGAGGAGCCATCTCTGCTTCCTGTGTGGGAAGAGTTTCGCCAGAGAGTTTGACCTCCGGGTGCATCTCAGAGTCCACTCTGGAGAGAAGCCCTACCAGTGCCACGAGTGTGGCAAGAGCTACAGGTACAGAGCAGGCATCCGGTCACACATGCAGCAGATGCACCCTGGGAAGCCTATAGTGGAACCAACCCCACCCATCCCCACAGGTCCTCGCTACGGCAGCGGAGGAAGTGGTCTTCCTACATCCCTCATCAGAAAGGTATGTGCTTTGGTTTGCTGTGAGCTGATGCTGTCGCTTTCAGGTTTTGTTTTAAGGGGGGGTTCACTTTAAAATCTAGAAGTTTATGGAATTGGTTTGGGTTTATGGTTAGAATGGGTGGGGGttaggttaaagttaggcatagatttctagggagttttagggagtcctttctagggagtttttcctagccaccgtgcttctacacctgcattgcttgctgtttggggttttaggctgggtttctgtacagcactttgtgacatcagctgatgtacgaagggctatataaatacatttgatttgatttagccaaCCGCCACTCAAAATCTCCACTTCCTGTTTGACAAGGAACAGAAAGGCAGCCGAGGTTGGACGTTGCCCTGGGAAACCCTACAACAAACattatattactactactgaCTGTTAACCAAGAATGACTTGTGTTTTCATTGTAGGATCCTGGTGACCAATCCAGCCCCAAAGCTATAGAGGCCCAGGGTCCCGATCCAAGACATGGCAGCAAGGCGTCCAGTCAAACACCTCGGTTGAAGGCCAgagctgaagaagaagaagaggaggaagaggaggagcaagAAGAAGAGGTGAACGTTGATGGTTCGGGTAATTCTGAAGAAGACGACGCCAGTTGGAAACCTGCTCTTCGTCTTGGTAAGTGGAGGTAGAATGTCAACAGAACATCATTCAACTATATAGCCTGTTAATCTGGCTGTGTTTTAAAATGGCTCCCAGTCAACAGAACATCAACTATAGCCTGTTAATTTGGCTGTGTTTAAAATGGCTCCCAGTCAACAGAACATCAACTATAGCCTGTTAATTTGGCTGTGTTTAAAATGGCTCCCTGTCAACAGAACATCAACTATTGCCTGTTAATTTGGCTGTGTTTAAAATGGCTCCCTGTCAACAGAACATCAACTATAGCCTGTTAATTTGGCTGCGTAATAAATTGGCTGTGTTTAAAATGGCTCCCTGAACATCAACTATAGCCTGTTAATTTGGCTGCTatatagggctctgttcaaaaggtAGTGCCCTAAATAGGGAATATAGCGTGCCATTTGGGCGACGGACAATGTATTTGACCAATCCTGTAAACCCATTCTCTTTGGTCACACAGCCAAGACCGGTGGCGGTGGTCCCTCTGCATCGGGACCACAGAGAAAACACCGGAAGAAACAACCGGTCAAACGGAAAACCAGCGTCAAAGAAGGCAAACAGAAGCAACCCAAAGCCAAGAGGTTTAACAACCGTCGCTGTTTTAAATGTGGAGAGGGATTCCCCCGGGAATATGAGTTGTTGCTACACCTGCAGACACATCTAGATTACAACTGCTACGTGTGTGGAACGCCGTTCGACAACCAAGAGCTGCTGCGGAGACATCAGGAGGAGCACGCCGGTAAGAGAGCCTGTGATGGAGACGCACAACGGCTTACGTCATGACTGTAAGCACTATTATATAGCCTTTCTGACGGGTTACTAGTGAATTCACTGTGAGTAGGTTGtgcctcaaatggcaccctattccctacgtagtgcacacTAGGGGCCCATAGGCTcttgtcaaaggtagtgcaccctggggcggcagggtagcctagtggttagagagttggactagtaaccgaaatccccgagctgacaaggtacaaatctgtcgttctgcccctgaacaaggcagttaacccactgttcctaggccagttaacccactgttcctaggccagttaacccactgttcctagaccagttaacccactgttcctaggccagttaacccactgttcctaggccagttaacccactgttcctaggccgtcattgaaaataagaatttgttcttaactgacttgtctagttaaataaaggttataaataaatagggaataggataccGTTTGAGATGGACTAACTGTGTGTTTGTTCCAGAGGAGAGTCtgggtgtgttctctggtgagGCAGCAGGAGGTCCAACTACAGGACAGCGgcgggggagagggaagaggactCACCGATGTCCGACCTGTGGCAAAGAACTATCCGACGCGTCCAAGCTGAAGTTGCACGTGAGAATCCACACCGGGGAGAAACCGTACTGTTGCTCCCTGTGCGGGAAGGGTTTCACTCAGCCAGGGAACCTGAaaacacacatgaaaacacacagaGGTGAGAGAGACTTTGGAAAGATGTTCAGCAACGTATCCTGATGTTGTGGTCCACGTACTCTAACGTATAATTAACATTATAGCCAAACAGGTTTGTAACCTAATACAGTGTCTCCAGAAAGGATTCACTTGACccttgacctttttccacattttgttgtgttacaaggtgGGATTGAAATGGGtttaattgttattttttttaatggttaatgataaacacaaaatactggTCAAAGTGGGAGACAAattcaaagtgtaattactaACTTTAccctgctcaaagggatattcagtgtctgctttttgaTGTTTACCCATCAACCAATAggggcccttctttgcgaggcactggaaagcctccctggtctttgtggttgaatctgtggttgaaattcacagctcgactgagggaccttacagataattgtatgtgtggggtacagcgatgaggtagtcattcaaaaatcatgttaaacactagtaTTAcaaacagagtgagtccatgcaactttatTATGGGACTTGTtaaagcacatgtttactcctgaacttatttagtcttgccctaacaaaggggttgaacacttaactgactcaagacatttcagcttttcatttctaATTAATTTATAAGAACTTCTAAAAACATGGCGTCATTACTCtgacatcatggggtattgtgtgtaggccagtcacaCAACATCTCACATgtctccattttaaattcaggcagtaacacaacaacatgtgggaacAGTCGAggtggtgtgaatacttcctgaaggcactgtactgaaggcactgtactgtatggtgatgttggggtggtgtgaatacttcccgaaggcactgtactgaaggcactgtactgaaGGTACTGTACTGAAGGTAcaactccaactctgttcctggagagacaccctcctgtaggttttcactccaaccctgttcctggagagctaccttcctgtaggttttaactccaaccctgttcctggagagaaaccctcctgtaggttttaactccaaccctgttcccggagagctaccctcctgcaggttttaactccaaccctggagcaaaaacctacaggagggtatctctccaggaacagggttggatttaaaaactacaggagggtatctctccgggaacagggttggagagccctgatatagggaataggggtccgTTTTGGTGCCACAACCTAAATGTCAACCTTTTATCGTCCCTGCAGACGGTAACCCCAGTTTGTTGTCTGCTGGTGGGTTAGGTCCCTCTACATCAAGAGGTCCTGAACACTACCAGGAGAATCACACCGTCGCCGCATCAGCAGCTCAGGAGAACTTCAACTGTCCAGATCTACCACCAGCGCAGAAACACATGACGTCTCAGGACAGCGGAGAGAAGGCCTCTTTCTTCTGCTCGCTGTGTGGGGAGCAGTTCTCTGAGAAGGCACCGTTGGAAGAACACCGATTGGCTCACAACAACAAGAAGCCTTTCCCCTGCCCTGACTGTGGCAAGAGGTTCCGCAGTAATTACTACGTTAAGATCCACATGCGAATGCACACCGGGGAGAGGCCTTACCAATGCACCGAGTGTGGGAAGGGCTTCATCACAGAAGAAGGGCTGAAGAAGCACGAGAGCGCTCACCGGGGAGAGAGACCCCACCTCTGCCCCGAGTGCGGAAAGCGATTCAAGCAACAGTCCCAACTTACATGTCACTTCCGTATGCACACCGGACAGAAGAGCCACCTCTGCTCCGTCTGCGGGAAGAGTTACTTCAGAGAGTTTGACCTCAAGGTTCACCTCAGAgtccacacgggagagaagcccCATCAGTGTGAGGAGTGCGGGAAGAGTTTCTACTATCTACAGGGGCTCCGGCAGCACCAGAGGACCCACGCTCCCAAGCCCATCGGACCGACCCGCCAGCTAGGCAGGCCTAAGCAGTCGTCCAGCGCGGACATACCGAACCAATCACCCAGGACGGGAAGGCCCACGCCAGCTCCTAGAGTAGAGAGACCCACGCCTCTAGGCCTACCTAGAGTTGAGAGTGATCTGGAGAGACCCATGCCTCTAGGCCTACCTAGAGTTGAGAGTGATCTGGAGAGACCCATGCCTCTAGGCCTACCTAGAGTTGAGAGTGATCTGGAGAGACCTCACTGGCAGTACTGGCACCTTTAAATGGGAAATCTTCCATTTTCAACGCTGATagaattattggaggaccaaaacaagccgataccgattaatcggccaatttttatatatatatgagtgtggtaatatttgtaataatgacaattacaacaatgctgaatgaacacttattttaacttaatataatacataaataaaatctatttagtctcaaataaatgttcaatttggtttaaataatgcaaaaacaaagtgttggagaagaaagtaaaagtgcaatatgtgccatgtaaaaaaagctaacgtttcagttccttgctcagaacatgagaacatatgaaagctggtggttcaacaTTCCCAGTTCTTCATTATTCCCagttaagacgttttaggttgtagttattataggaattacgacatgtcgactatttctctctctaccatttgtatttcatatacctttgactattggatgttctaataggcactttagtattgccagcctaatctcaggagttgataggcttgaagtcataaacagcgctgtggttcaagcattgctaagagctgctggcaaactcaGTAAAgcttgaatgaatgcttacgagcctgctgctgcctaccaccgctcagtcagactgctctatcaaatatcaaatcatagacttaattataatatattaaacacagaaatacgagccttaggtcattaatatggtcaaaaccggaaactatcatttcgaaaacaaaatgtttattctttcagtgaaatacgaaaccgtttcgtattttatctaacgggtggcatccattagtctaaatattgctgttacattgcaccaccttcaatgttatgtcataattacgtaaaattctgacaaattagtttgcaacgagccaggcggctcaaactgttgcatataccctgactctgcgtgcaatgaacgcaagagaagtgacacaacaTCCCTAGTTAATatagcctgctaacattaatttattttaactaaatatgcaggtttaaaaatatatacttctgtgtattgattttaagaaaggcattgatgtttatggttaggtacattcgtgcaacgattgtgcttttgttaaatcatcacccgtttggtaggctgtgattcgatgataaattaacaggcaacgcaggacaagctagttaacctagtaatatcatcaaccgtgtgtagttaactagtgattatgtgaagattgattgattttaatatgatacgtttaatgctagctagcaccttaccttggctccttgctgccctCGCGTACCAGGTGGTCGGCCTGCCACTCAGGCTCCTTGCTGCCCTCGCGTACCAGGTGGTCGGCCTGCCACTCAGGCTCCTTGCTGCCCTCGCGTACCAGGTGGTCGGCCTGCCACTCAGGCTCCTTGCTGCCCTCGCGTACCAGGTGGTCGGCCTGCCACTCAGGCTCCTTGCTGCCCTCGCGTACCAGGTGGTCGGCCTGCCACTCAGGCTCCTTGCTGCCCTCGCGTACCAGGTGGTCGGCCTGCCACTCAGGCTCCTTGCTGCCCTCGCGTACCAGGTGGTCGGCCTGCCACTCAGGCTCCTCGTGTAATTTAATGCAATCATGGCCATAACCAGAAATGCTGATTAtcgatttgttatgaaaacttgaaatgggCCCTAATTAACCGGCCGACCTCTAGTTTGAACTGCAGACGGCGCCTTTAACCCCCGCTACGTTGCTGACAACATTTAAGGCCAGTTTGAACTGCAGATGGCGCCTTTAACCCCCGCTACGTTGCTGACAACATTTAAGGCCAGTTTGAACTGCAGATGGCGCCTTTAACCCCCGCTACGTTGCTGACAACATGTAAGGCCAGTTTGAACTGCAGACTGCTCCTTTAACCCCCGCTACGTTGCTGACAACATGTAAGGCCAGTTTGAACTGCAGACGGCGCCTTTAACCCCCGCTACGTTGCTGACAACATGTAAGGCCAGTTTCCCGGACACCGATTTAAGACTAGTTCTGCATTTAAATAGCATGTTCAATAGAGAAACCGATTGTTGCTCCATGGGGCCGTTATGTATCATGTGTTTCAGAGTaggagagctgatctaggatcaggtccccctgtccatgtaaccTTATTTATTGGGATCTAAAAAGGGGGAAGCTGACCAtcaatcagcactcctactttaAGATGCTTCATCCAGACAGCCTTTAGACTAGGCTTAATCTATATCATCTTCATATAGACAACCTTTTTAGACCAGGCTTAATCTATATCATCTTCATATAGACGACCTTTGGACCAGGCTTAATCTATATCATCTTCATATAGACAGCCTTTAGACCATACAGACAGCCTTTGGACCAGGCTTAATCTATATCATCTTCATATAGACGACCTTTTTAGACCAGGCTTAATCTATATCATCTTCATATAGACGACCTTTAGACCAGGCTTAATCTATATCATCTTCATATAGACGACCTTTGGACCAGGCTTAATCTATATCATCTTCATATAGACAGCCTTTAGACCATACAGACAGCCTTTGGACCAGGCTTAATCTATATCATTTTAATATAGACAGCCTTTGGACCAGGCTTAATCTATATCCGGGAAACCAGACAGATATATTATCTCTGTGGTTAATCTCACTACTTTTGTCTCGACTGTTAAAAGTAGTGGGAATTCATGTGCTTGctagcatcaaatcaaattgtattgggcacacgctccgaatacaacaggatcttacagtgaaatgctgaatacaa
This sequence is a window from Oncorhynchus clarkii lewisi isolate Uvic-CL-2024 unplaced genomic scaffold, UVic_Ocla_1.0 unplaced_contig_12495_pilon_pilon, whole genome shotgun sequence. Protein-coding genes within it:
- the LOC139395695 gene encoding zinc finger protein 208-like codes for the protein MYEDFDEPQANLLVPDCVHGDQRTSGPEMVPRNLDYFSDFLRLRGETGESSSRHSDSEGTSSTSGEPEQQEDNHTAKNTHSCRECGEEFPTQHYLRKHRNTTHTGEKKTSPKPRKSYSCLDCGKEFPCPSKLQRHLLTHTGEKPCFCSDCGKSFTREEHLKTHQRFHCSNGEGSPSISGDPEQAKNCCLECGREFSSAYKLRRHLLTHTGEKPHSCSVCGKSYTYLHTLKSHELKHTGEKSYKCSVCEKSFNQKGNLNQHMLVHTGEKPFSCSVCGKCFTQKANLTAHQLSHTGEKPFSCSVCRKGFTQKAYLKQHQKLHTGEKPYACSECDKRFTFCTSLKRHQLQHTGEKPDSLSLKEIHQQSHSKKVEESLSASAAEPEQHQENHKTKTSSHCCSECGKHFKNSPSLQTHVRMHTGKKPYPCPDCGKNFATKRSLNLHQRSHTTEAEKPIHCEEENTSQGQQMVSDNLQDLCQTLGLKAKVEEEKEEEKEEVEEEVEEDGEGATDNAEEVGGLINSDGEEVDWDSVQHSESPVRGSGSEGGSPPTSNIKKDPGAQSGSTKSLGPDQRHEEDITQTPGMNIHIEQEEDEDGEEEEEEEEEEEEDEEEWEVEEEEEGEDEEEEEEGEEEEVGDLLNSVVEQASWDTPHLGMSPNSCHGSEGTTSTPGAVERQHREKEKTRATKRKKSPGQKQPKKKETPKKEKNPKQKKAKMTHRCFKCGEGFSRVYDMLLHQTIHIDGTTMFKTKKVHRCLTCGYEASDAHKLMMHERIHTGEKPFQCSVCGKRFAQKGNLKIHQSVHKGEVRNPSFWPDIVERLPTIGVPDQYHDNHTAKPIGVLDQYHDNHTAKPIGVLDQYHDNHTAKPIGVPDQYHDNHTAKPIGVLDQYHDNHTAKPIGVLDQYHENHTAKPIGVPDQYHDNRTAKPIGVPDQYHDNHTAKPIGEECQTPSTLQIHMRTHTVENQSNPQCPLCGAEFSQKGLLDDHLMIAHSHEKPEKPYPCPDCGKRFSSKSYIKIHRKIHSGKISYRCAQCDKTFLSAEGLKKHESAHRGERPYRCPACGKCFKQQSQLTCHFKIHTGERSHLCFLCGKSFAREFDLRVHLRVHSGEKPYQCHECGKSYRYRAGIRSHMQQMHPGKPIVEPTPPIPTGPRYGSGGSGLPTSLIRKDPGDQSSPKAIEAQGPDPRHGSKASSQTPRLKARAEEEEEEEEEEQEEEVNVDGSGNSEEDDASWKPALRLAKTGGGGPSASGPQRKHRKKQPVKRKTSVKEGKQKQPKAKRFNNRRCFKCGEGFPREYELLLHLQTHLDYNCYVCGTPFDNQELLRRHQEEHAEESLGVFSGEAAGGPTTGQRRGRGKRTHRCPTCGKELSDASKLKLHVRIHTGEKPYCCSLCGKGFTQPGNLKTHMKTHRDGNPSLLSAGGLGPSTSRGPEHYQENHTVAASAAQENFNCPDLPPAQKHMTSQDSGEKASFFCSLCGEQFSEKAPLEEHRLAHNNKKPFPCPDCGKRFRSNYYVKIHMRMHTGERPYQCTECGKGFITEEGLKKHESAHRGERPHLCPECGKRFKQQSQLTCHFRMHTGQKSHLCSVCGKSYFREFDLKVHLRVHTGEKPHQCEECGKSFYYLQGLRQHQRTHAPKPIGPTRQLGRPKQSSSADIPNQSPRTGRPTPAPRVERPTPLGLPRVESDLERPMPLGLPRVESDLERPMPLGLPRVESDLERPHWQYWHL